From the genome of Anopheles moucheti chromosome 3, idAnoMoucSN_F20_07, whole genome shotgun sequence, one region includes:
- the LOC128300361 gene encoding cilia- and flagella-associated protein 57 — translation MEKNNRSKQISIVPKNAYGLRTDIQGNVHFTLKQEIIYPVAGVLAIHDFTTNKQKFLRFPQNCHPQRIVLSPNRKFIAVVERTNDNKSMVNVYEIETLRKRKTLQLPADCPNTQIGNVCFTHDSRGVAVLSVEPDAFLSIFSFDKNDSLIIGRASNSSQQGQAVYLSCNPNDATIVAVGGYYMLKIMNRTDKGFGQIGTIKGDDLLITSMTWLSSDVLAAGTAETEIIFVESGELKIRQRADMIETVDLSGEGDTDLGATTSAEVVGLKHEVLCLTQFEKGFLYAIHNVVHVFERESNYNFRKKSVIRVPVTLYDEKQYKIMNVAVNEEQDTIVVATMHSQLYIGMLIVPETLKISELVFQNLGEPLHISGIIGMAVCSWKPIVMTASRDLTIRVWNYETMKVELVKKYQIEIGVIALHPSGFFAAVGFIDLLRLLQIQLDDLKETKSFNLASCTQLQFSNQGHLLAAAHGKMITLICIFTFEPVQMLKGHNGSILSLAWSTDDGVLVSGGNDGAIYKWNVVTGERLEEVVQKGIQYRSIALTSDAHSVYSITNTGLIREVAKSDIAREFKIPELTPLTDMALARSDAMLFVGSIKGHLYNVQVPLVDTSSGNCTNFRFFNTKVTKICITYDDCTLITAADDGTLIIWRILNNEGKTARHAPELGKCSDVLIARQELIEKNESINTLEMRIQQQSMEFQYKMKQGDAFHSEQMRDIHKDYCAAIENLKKKNIDMEQAHTEEFNLITASIAQGKEDHQKEMMDFEAQFHEKIIMEYDKLTSMKNKMDAMREEYEVKLRRSAGCLQDTIESMEADQKRLLNEKQEIIENMLKDMERKRAEFDEYCRQVDVDNDRHKVELQLQYEKKLQEEEENSIKWRGEAGVLKKKFSTLSREAEAYRKEIETMQAQHGKFQQSIRQHQREIDGLRKELAERDGTIRDKDRKVFELGKKNSELEKYKQVLSMKITELKAQIEPKEREIKEKKEFILEMEKKLEELQQNNKQYELQLQELRDKYCGIDLELRRERNRFRASKAQYQRLCGEIYNVSGLIQRPEQLKRSVKELCHRYSNDKELQKSLALDEDVQNEFLRQREYLERMTKNAKQKASSQRKDAGELFKLKKENMELLAELNMLREMLNEKQRDCTRMEALLGLSSKAVSPRQAKEKLEKAVADRDALEAHHREQMAKLEEMVRALSNENQTLRSEMVAQTSRKTTTPTGCN, via the exons ATGGAGAAGAACAACCGCTCAAAGCAGATATCAATAGTACCCAAAAATGCGTATGGATTACGAACGGATATACAGGGGAACGTTCATTTCACTCTCAAGCAGGAAATCATTTATCCGGTTGCGGGAGTGCTGGCCATCCACGATTTTACCACCAACAAGCAGAAGTTTTTAAG ATTTCCTCAAAACTGCCACCCGCAACGGATCGTGCTAAGCCCTAACCGCAAGTTTATAGCCGTCGTCGAAAGAACTAACGATAA TAAATCGATGGTGAACGTGTACGAAATCGAAACGTTGCGCAAGCGAAAAACCCTTCAACTGCCTGCGGACTGTCCGAATACGCAAATCGGTAACGTCTGCTTCACGCATGACTCTCGCGGAGTGGCGGTCCTGTCCGTCGAACCGGACGCATTCCTCTCGATCTTTTCGTTCGACAAGAACGATTCGCTCATCATCGGCCGTGCGTCCAACTCGAGCCAGCAGGGCCAAGCGGTCTATCTTTCCTGCAATCCGAACGATGCCACAATCGTCGCGGTCGGTGGTTACTACATGCTCAAAATTATGAACCGCACCGACAAGGGTTTCGGCCAGATCGGTACGATCAAAGGTGATGATCTGCTGATCACGTCCATGACGTGGCTGTCGTCGGATGTGCTGGCAGCCGGGACGGCCGAAACGGAAATCATCTTCGTGGAGTCGGGCGAGCTGAAGATCCGACAGCGGGCCGACATGATCGAGACGGTGGATCTGTCCGGCGAGGGGGACACGGACCTTGGTGCGACCACTTCGGCGGAAGTTGTAGGGCTGAAGCACGAGGTGCTATGTTTGACGCAGTTCGAGAAGGGTTTCCTGTACGCGATCCACAACGTGGTGCACGTGTTTGAGCGGGAATCGAACTATAACTTCCGGAAGAAGTCCGTCATACGGGTGCCGGTCACGCTGTACGATGAGAAGCAGTACAAGATCATGAACGTGGCGGTTAACGAGGAGCAGGATACGATTGTGGTCGCGACGATGCACTCGCAACTGTACATCGGTATGCTGATCGTACCGGAAACGCTTAAGATCAGCGAGCTGGTGTTTCAGAATCTTGGTGAACCGCTGCATATAAGCGGCATTATCGGGATGGCTGTTTGCTCGTGGAAACCGATCGTTATGACCGCAT CTCGCGATTTGACGATACGCGTCTGGAACTACGAAACGATGAAAGTGGAGTTGGTGAAAAAGTACCAGATCGAAATTGGAGTGATTGCTCTACATCCGTCCGGATTCTTCGCCGCCGTGGGCTTTATCGATCTGCTCCGATTGCTTCAGATACAACTGGACGATctgaaggaaacaaaaagctTCAATCTTGCGAGCTGCACTCAGCTGCAGTTCTCTAACCAGGGACATTTGTTGGCCGCTGCCCACGGGAAAATGATTACGCTTATATGCATCTTCACGTTCGAGCCGGTACAGATGTTGAAGGGACACAATGGCAGCATTCTGAGCTTGGCCTGGTCAACGGATGATGGAGTGCTGGTGTCCGGTGGTAACGATGGAGCGATCTACAAATGGAACGTCGTGACTGGTGAGCGATTGGAGGAGGTCGTACAGAAAGGCATTCAGTACCGTTCGATAGCGCTCACGAGTGATGCACACTCGGTGTATTCCATCACCAATACTGGGTTAATCCGAGAAGTTGCCAAGTCAGATATT GCACGAGAGTTCAAAATCCCCGAATTGACTCCACTCACCGACATGGCACTGGCCCGGTCTGATGCGATGTTGTTCGTGGGCAGCATCAAGGGACACCTGTACAATGTGCAGGTCCCACTGGTAGATACTAGCAGCGGGAACTGTACAAACTTTCGCTTTTTCAACACCAAAGTTACGAAGATTTGCATCACGTACGATGATTGTACGCTGATAACAGCGGCCGACGATGGAACACTGATCATCTGGCGCATTCTAAACAATGAAGGTAAGACGGCACGTCATGCGCCGGAATTGGGAAAATGTTCGGATGTGCTGATCGCacgccaggagctgatcgaaAAGAACGAATCCATCAACACACTGGAGATGCGCATCCAGCAACAAAGCATGGAGTTCCAGTACAAGATGAAGCAGGGCGATGCGTTCCATTCGGAGCAGATGCGTGACATCCACAAGGACTATTGTGCTGCTATTGAGAACCTTAAA aaaaaaaatatcgataTGGAACAGGCACACACGGAGGAGTTCAACCTGATCACGGCCAGCATAGCACAGGGCAAGGAGGACCACCAGAAGGAGATGATGGACTTTGAGGCTCAGTTCCACGAAAAGATTATCATGGAGTACGACAAGCTGACGAGCATGAAGAACAAAATGGACGCGATGAGGGAGGAGTATGAGGTTAAGTTACGTCGCTCAGCCGGTTGTTTACAGGACACTATAG AATCGATGGAAGCAGACCAAAAGAGACTTCTAAACGAGAAGCAAGAGATCATCGAAAACATGCTGAAGGATATGGAGCGCAAGCGTGCCGAATTCGACGAGTACTGCCGACAGGTGGATGTCGACAACGACAGACACAAGGTGGAACTACAGCTACAGTACGAGAAGAAGCTccaggaagaggaagaaaattccatcaaatGGCGGGGCGAGGCAGGTGTGCTGaagaagaaattttccacGCTAAGCCGCGAGGCGGAAGCGTACCGGAAGGAGATTGAAACGATGCAAGCCCAGCACGGTAAGTTCCAGCAAAGCATCCGGCAGCACCAGCGTGAAATAGATGGTCTGCGCAAGGAGTTGGCCGAACGGGATGGTACAATACGCGACAAGGATCGGAAGGTGTTCGAGCTGGGGAAGAAAAATTCCGAGCTGGAAAAGTACAAACAGGTGTTGTCGATGAAGATCACCGAACTGAAGGCACAGATTGAACCGAAGGAGCGCGAAATCAAAGAGAAGAAGGAGTTCATATTGGAGATGGAgaaaaagctggaggagctGCAGCAGAACAACAAGCAGTACGAGTTGCAACTGCAGGAACTTCGCGACAAGTACTGTGGCATAGATCTAGAGTTGCGTCGCGAACGGAATCGGTTCCGGGCCTCCAAAGCCCAATACCAACGGTTGTGCGGTGAGATCTACAATGTGTCCGGGTTGATTCAACGTCCCGAGCAGTTGAAACGCAGCGTCAAGGAACTCTGCCACCGGTATTCGAATGACAAAGAGCTGCAAAAGTCACTCGCACTAGACGAGGACGTGCAGAATGAGTTTCTGCGCCAGCGAGAATATCTCGAACGTATGACCAAAAACGCCAAACAGAAGGCCAGCAGTCAGCGCAAGGATGCCGGAGAATTGTTTAAGctgaagaaggaaaacatgGAACTGCTGGCGGAGTTGAACATGCTGCGTGAAATGCTGAACGAAAAGCAAAGGGACTGTACGCGGATGGAGGCACTCCTCGGACTGTCCAGCAAGGCGGTCTCTCCACGccaagcgaaagaaaagctAGAGAAAGCGGTTGCG
- the LOC128304290 gene encoding gamma-secretase subunit pen-2 has protein sequence MDLSRAPNERKLYLCKWYFKAGFALLPFLWSINTIWFFNEAFRKPAYDEQKEIKKYVIFSLVGSIVWIVAIISWVITFQLKRTEWGEFADNISFIIPLGQA, from the exons ATGGATCTATCGCGTGCACCAAACGAAAGAAAGCTATATCTGTGCAAGTGGTACTTTAAAG CCGGATTTGCGCTGCTTCCTTTTCTGTGGTCCATCAACACAATCTGGTTCTTCAATGAAGCGTTCCGCAAACCTGCTTACGATGAGCAGAAGGAGATTAAGAAAT ATGTGATATTCTCGCTAGTAGGATCGATAGTGTGGATTGTTGCAATCATTTCGTGGGTTATCACATTCCAGCTAAAGCGAACCGAGTGGGGAGAGTTTGCCGACAACATCAGCTTTATCATACCTCTAGGGCAAGCGTGA